In a single window of the Paroceanicella profunda genome:
- a CDS encoding response regulator, with product MPAAKSLKVLVVDDQQTMRGLARQALKHIGVVDVSLAATGEGALDVMNTKMFDVVISDLNMPGLSGLDLARKIKSHPVFNRIPVFLATSDAYRDQATADLVDQFVAKPFSAADMRKALEAHLGALS from the coding sequence ATGCCCGCAGCCAAATCTCTCAAAGTCCTCGTCGTCGATGACCAGCAAACCATGCGGGGCCTCGCCCGGCAGGCGCTCAAGCATATCGGGGTGGTCGATGTGTCTCTCGCCGCCACCGGCGAAGGCGCGCTCGACGTGATGAACACCAAGATGTTCGACGTGGTGATCTCGGATCTCAACATGCCCGGGCTTTCCGGGCTCGACCTGGCGCGCAAGATCAAGAGCCATCCGGTGTTCAACCGAATCCCGGTCTTCCTCGCGACGTCCGATGCCTATCGCGACCAGGCGACGGCAGATCTCGTGGATCAGTTCGTGGCCAAGCCCTTCAGTGCCGCGGACATGCGCAAGGCGCTCGAGGCGCATCTCGGGGCGCTGAGCTGA
- a CDS encoding flagellar motor switch protein FliG, whose translation MSAPDNLPALARQSLALARIDGEERATEELTPTQKATIIIAALGPMQAAGVLKELGEANVRRFARTISTMGRIPAQVLDQVSHEFLTELGGDYEVSGGIITARKILSEALDQEEYDRIMEDVHGNVRLSIWDKLGNAPVGSLANFIAAEHPQIGSVILGRMRADRAARVLERLPGEIAQIIVLRMSRVPRVDHLVLEQVKRVIEEEFLSVIQRESGTKKPAELLAGLMNHVSSAAREQFLAQLEEDEPVFAAEVQRVMFTFGDIVSRVVGRDVTQITRELEEPVLMAALKTGMETNPKVVEFILGNLSKRLSERMTEDLAAMQAPPLKEGEAAQAELVKAIQGLSQRGAIRLNQPEASDED comes from the coding sequence ATGAGCGCTCCGGACAATCTCCCCGCGCTCGCGCGCCAGTCCCTCGCCCTTGCGCGCATCGATGGCGAGGAACGCGCCACCGAGGAGCTCACCCCGACCCAGAAGGCGACGATCATCATCGCCGCCCTCGGCCCGATGCAGGCGGCCGGCGTGCTCAAGGAACTCGGCGAGGCCAATGTCCGGCGCTTCGCGCGCACCATTTCCACCATGGGCCGGATCCCGGCGCAGGTGCTCGACCAGGTCAGCCATGAATTCCTCACCGAACTCGGCGGGGACTATGAGGTCTCCGGCGGAATCATCACCGCGCGCAAGATCCTCTCCGAGGCCCTCGACCAGGAAGAATACGACCGCATCATGGAGGATGTGCACGGCAATGTCCGGCTGTCGATCTGGGACAAGCTGGGCAATGCGCCGGTGGGGTCCCTGGCCAATTTCATCGCCGCCGAACACCCGCAGATCGGCTCGGTGATCCTCGGACGCATGCGCGCGGACCGCGCGGCACGCGTCCTGGAACGCCTTCCCGGCGAGATCGCCCAGATCATCGTGCTGCGCATGAGCCGGGTGCCGCGGGTCGACCACCTGGTGCTCGAGCAGGTCAAGCGCGTGATCGAGGAGGAGTTCCTCTCCGTCATCCAGCGCGAGAGCGGCACGAAGAAGCCGGCCGAACTGCTCGCCGGCCTGATGAACCACGTCTCCAGCGCCGCGCGCGAGCAGTTCCTCGCGCAGCTGGAGGAGGACGAGCCGGTCTTCGCCGCCGAGGTGCAGCGCGTGATGTTCACCTTCGGGGACATCGTCAGCCGTGTGGTCGGGCGGGACGTCACCCAGATCACCCGCGAACTGGAGGAGCCGGTGCTCATGGCAGCCCTCAAGACCGGCATGGAGACCAACCCGAAAGTGGTGGAATTCATCCTCGGCAATCTCTCCAAGCGCCTCTCGGAGCGCATGACCGAGGATCTGGCCGCCATGCAGGCTCCGCCGCTGAAGGAAGGCGAGGCGGCCCAGGCCGAACTGGTAAAGGCGATTCAGGGCCTCTCGCAACGCGGCGCGATCCGGCTCAACCAGCCCGAGGCCTCGGACGAGGACTGA
- the fliP gene encoding flagellar type III secretion system pore protein FliP (The bacterial flagellar biogenesis protein FliP forms a type III secretion system (T3SS)-type pore required for flagellar assembly.), with product MASDPSCPRPLPAGRAVLLGTLALLLLAGPAAAQQFTLDLGAEGAEGASLTGRAIQLFAIVTLLSLAPGIAIMVTCFPFIVTVLSILRQAVGVQQAPPNMLIVSLALFLTWFVMEPVFTEAWESGVSPLLEGTVEPEAALQATALPFRRFMEGRVDPDTVAEMRAAAPERLAQTAPDAPVSFGVLVPAFLLSEVTRGFEVGFLVFLPFLVIDLAVASILMSMGMMMVPPAVVSLPFKLGFFVLADGWSLLAGALVRSYGT from the coding sequence ATGGCATCTGACCCCTCCTGCCCCCGCCCGCTCCCGGCCGGGCGGGCAGTGCTGCTCGGCACCCTGGCGCTTCTGCTGCTCGCCGGGCCCGCCGCGGCCCAGCAGTTCACCCTCGATCTCGGCGCGGAAGGGGCGGAGGGCGCCTCGCTGACCGGCCGGGCGATCCAGCTCTTCGCCATCGTCACGCTGCTGAGCCTCGCGCCGGGCATCGCCATCATGGTGACCTGCTTTCCCTTCATCGTCACGGTGCTCTCGATCCTGCGCCAGGCGGTCGGCGTCCAGCAGGCGCCGCCCAACATGCTGATCGTGAGCCTCGCGCTGTTTCTCACCTGGTTCGTGATGGAACCGGTCTTCACCGAGGCCTGGGAGAGCGGGGTATCCCCGCTGCTCGAAGGCACGGTCGAACCCGAGGCCGCCCTGCAGGCCACCGCCCTGCCCTTCCGCCGGTTCATGGAGGGGCGGGTCGACCCGGACACCGTCGCCGAAATGCGCGCCGCCGCCCCCGAGCGCCTGGCGCAGACCGCGCCGGACGCGCCGGTCAGCTTCGGCGTTCTGGTGCCCGCCTTCCTGCTCTCCGAAGTCACCCGCGGCTTCGAGGTCGGCTTCCTGGTGTTCCTGCCCTTCCTGGTGATCGACCTCGCCGTCGCCTCGATCCTGATGTCGATGGGAATGATGATGGTGCCGCCCGCAGTGGTCTCCCTGCCCTTCAAGCTGGGCTTCTTCGTGCTCGCCGACGGCTGGAGCCTGCTCGCCGGCGCCCTGGTGCGGAGCTACGGCACATGA
- a CDS encoding FliM/FliN family flagellar motor switch protein produces MDDQDDLTPDAGVPAKTTEPAQNRRRSSAVLGVPIEVIISVGKARPLVSELVNLRRDSVLPLDSKIEDPVEIYIGERLIARGELQEMDGDSGRLGVRLTEIEDLSNGI; encoded by the coding sequence ATGGATGATCAGGACGACCTCACCCCGGACGCGGGCGTGCCAGCCAAGACCACCGAGCCGGCGCAGAACCGGCGCCGCTCGAGCGCGGTGCTCGGCGTGCCGATCGAGGTGATCATCTCGGTAGGCAAGGCCCGGCCGCTGGTGAGCGAACTGGTGAACCTGCGCCGCGACTCGGTGCTGCCGCTCGACAGCAAGATCGAGGACCCGGTGGAGATCTACATCGGCGAGCGGCTGATCGCGCGCGGCGAACTGCAGGAAATGGACGGTGACAGCGGCCGGCTCGGCGTGCGTCTCACGGAAATCGAAGATCTCTCGAATGGCATCTGA
- the fliF gene encoding flagellar basal-body MS-ring/collar protein FliF codes for MDRLASLWKEMDARKRILAILAGLATVAVVIALARLASAPSMALLYAGLEPRAAAEVITSLEQKGVPYELRGQAIYVPTDERDRVRLGLASENLPATGIAGYELLDGLSGFGTTAEMFDATYWRAKEGELARTLLAAPGMRAARVHIANPVRRPFERDKAPTASVILTSGGGTVDETQARAARYLVASAVAGLNPDNVTVIDSVAGVILAAGDDAPAQVKDLSGTGRAEELRAKLERLLAARVGDGKAVVEVTVDTVMESETVSERVIDPASRVAIAEETSEKSESSEGNGPGGVTVASQLPDPAQAGQGGQTSKRSSSETRGRSNFEVSEVRRERVRMPGDVRRLSVAVLVDGLTTTAADGTTTWTQRPEAELVALGELVRSAVGFDEARGDVVTIDSLEFSPEPVLGTRAEAGVFDLFAVNAMTLIQLGVLAGVALLLGLFVLRPMLAAPPVALTQADGDALEDGQGMINPEELAASLEAAQQVLGPTPESEARLLTLREAIAERSEEATLLLRNWLETREPGEDAA; via the coding sequence TTGGACCGACTGGCCTCACTCTGGAAGGAGATGGATGCGCGCAAGCGAATCCTGGCGATTCTGGCGGGTCTGGCGACCGTCGCCGTCGTCATCGCTCTCGCGCGTCTCGCAAGTGCGCCCTCCATGGCGCTCCTCTACGCGGGGCTGGAGCCCCGTGCCGCCGCCGAGGTGATCACCTCGCTGGAACAGAAAGGCGTGCCCTATGAACTGCGGGGGCAGGCCATCTACGTGCCCACGGACGAACGGGACAGGGTGCGGCTCGGCCTCGCCTCGGAAAACCTGCCGGCCACGGGAATCGCCGGGTACGAGCTGCTGGACGGGCTGTCGGGCTTCGGCACCACGGCGGAGATGTTCGACGCCACCTACTGGCGCGCGAAGGAGGGCGAGCTTGCCCGCACGCTGCTCGCCGCCCCGGGCATGCGGGCGGCGCGGGTGCATATCGCCAACCCGGTCCGCCGGCCCTTCGAGCGCGACAAGGCGCCCACGGCCTCGGTGATTCTCACCTCCGGCGGCGGCACCGTCGACGAGACCCAGGCACGGGCCGCACGCTATCTCGTCGCCTCCGCCGTGGCCGGGCTCAACCCGGACAACGTGACGGTGATCGATTCGGTCGCCGGCGTGATCCTCGCGGCCGGAGACGATGCGCCCGCCCAGGTGAAGGACCTCTCCGGCACCGGCCGCGCCGAGGAGCTGCGCGCCAAGCTCGAACGCCTGCTCGCCGCGCGTGTCGGAGACGGCAAGGCAGTGGTCGAGGTCACCGTGGACACGGTGATGGAGAGCGAGACCGTCTCCGAGCGGGTGATCGATCCGGCCAGCCGTGTCGCCATCGCCGAGGAGACCAGCGAGAAGAGCGAATCCTCCGAAGGCAACGGGCCCGGCGGCGTCACCGTCGCCTCCCAGCTCCCGGACCCGGCCCAGGCCGGCCAGGGCGGGCAGACCTCGAAACGCTCCAGCTCCGAGACCCGCGGGCGCTCGAATTTCGAGGTCTCCGAAGTGCGCCGCGAGCGCGTGCGCATGCCCGGAGACGTGCGCCGGCTCTCGGTCGCGGTGCTGGTGGACGGCCTCACCACCACCGCGGCGGACGGCACCACCACCTGGACCCAGCGCCCGGAGGCCGAACTCGTGGCCCTGGGCGAACTGGTCCGCTCCGCGGTCGGCTTCGACGAGGCCCGCGGCGACGTGGTGACCATCGACAGCCTCGAATTCTCCCCCGAGCCGGTGCTCGGCACCCGCGCCGAAGCCGGAGTGTTCGACCTCTTCGCGGTGAACGCGATGACGCTGATCCAGCTCGGCGTGCTGGCCGGCGTGGCCCTGCTGCTCGGGCTCTTCGTGCTGCGCCCGATGCTCGCCGCCCCGCCCGTGGCCCTCACGCAGGCCGATGGGGATGCCCTGGAGGACGGCCAGGGCATGATCAACCCCGAGGAACTCGCGGCCTCGCTGGAGGCCGCCCAGCAGGTGCTCGGGCCCACCCCCGAATCCGAAGCGCGCCTGCTCACCCTGCGCGAGGCCATCGCCGAGCGTTCGGAAGAGGCGACGCTGCTGTTGCGCAACTGGCTGGAGACCCGTGAACCGGGCGAGGATGCCGCATGA
- a CDS encoding flagellar basal body-associated FliL family protein — translation MSDATMDAEAVAEGASDADAAPKKKGKGLLIGLVAAVLFGAGGFYATFSGMVSLPFGGGEAGHAAPGEPVPEPLSPMAFLPLGDIVITLGAPAGARQLQFTSQVEVNPDYRADVELLQPRMLDVVNTYLRAVELRDLADPAAMGRIRAQLLRRIQIVTGEGRVRDLLITNFVLN, via the coding sequence ATGAGCGATGCGACGATGGATGCGGAGGCCGTGGCGGAGGGCGCGTCCGACGCCGACGCCGCGCCGAAGAAGAAGGGCAAGGGTCTGCTCATCGGGCTCGTGGCCGCGGTGCTCTTCGGGGCGGGGGGCTTCTACGCCACCTTCTCGGGCATGGTGTCGCTGCCCTTCGGCGGCGGGGAGGCCGGCCATGCGGCGCCCGGGGAGCCGGTGCCCGAGCCGCTCTCGCCCATGGCTTTCCTGCCGCTGGGGGACATCGTCATCACCCTCGGCGCCCCGGCGGGGGCGCGGCAGCTGCAGTTCACCAGCCAGGTCGAGGTGAATCCCGATTACCGCGCCGATGTGGAGCTCTTGCAGCCGCGGATGCTCGACGTGGTCAACACCTATCTGCGCGCCGTCGAGCTGCGCGACCTCGCGGATCCCGCCGCGATGGGGCGGATTCGCGCCCAGTTGCTGCGCCGCATCCAGATCGTCACCGGCGAGGGCCGGGTGCGCGACCTGCTGATCACCAACTTCGTGCTGAACTGA
- a CDS encoding MotE family protein codes for MSRPRRQAAPRALMLVAVCFGGSLALRLTEHGEVIAAELSGHGEETVAGAPAVTPGCSPDPGANDLLAAIRDREAQLEARESELAGREQMLSVARAKIEEQIASLEDAERRLADTLSIADKAAEQDVARLVSVYETMNPKAAAQIFATMDVSFAAGFLTRMRPESAAAILAGIDADRAYAISATMAGRNARAPTQ; via the coding sequence ATGAGCCGCCCCCGCCGCCAGGCCGCGCCACGCGCGCTGATGCTCGTCGCCGTGTGTTTCGGCGGCTCGCTGGCCCTGCGCCTCACCGAACACGGCGAGGTGATCGCCGCGGAGCTTTCGGGACATGGCGAGGAGACTGTGGCCGGCGCCCCGGCCGTGACACCGGGCTGCAGCCCCGATCCGGGCGCCAACGACCTTCTGGCCGCGATCCGTGACCGGGAGGCCCAGCTCGAGGCGCGCGAATCCGAACTGGCCGGGCGCGAACAGATGCTCAGCGTGGCCCGGGCCAAGATCGAGGAACAGATCGCCTCGCTCGAGGATGCCGAGCGCCGCCTCGCCGACACGCTCTCCATTGCCGACAAGGCGGCCGAGCAGGACGTGGCCCGGCTGGTCTCGGTCTACGAGACGATGAACCCCAAGGCCGCGGCGCAGATCTTCGCGACCATGGACGTGAGCTTCGCCGCCGGCTTCCTCACCCGCATGCGCCCGGAAAGCGCCGCGGCGATTCTCGCCGGCATCGATGCGGACCGCGCCTATGCGATCTCCGCCACCATGGCCGGGCGCAATGCCCGCGCCCCCACCCAGTAG
- the motA gene encoding flagellar motor stator protein MotA: MIGIIGIVVILVMVFGGYIAAGGKMAIIIHALPFEMIIIGGAAVGAFIISNDGAAVKQTLKDMGKVFKGVRWKGQDFQDLLCLLFELIKIARQNPVELEGHIENPHESAIFGKYPKIQHDHAAVDMICDTFRNATMNYDDPNQVEEVLDKQLDAEKHHALHSSHAMQQIADGLPALGIVAAVLGVIKTMASIDQPPAVLGGLIGGALVGTFLGVFLAYGIMGPFAAKVKTVCEADHQFYVLIREVLVANLHNHAPNICIEVGRQNTPHSVRPSFNAMDEALRNTKGAAA, translated from the coding sequence GTGATCGGAATCATCGGGATCGTGGTCATCCTTGTCATGGTCTTCGGGGGCTACATCGCGGCCGGGGGCAAGATGGCGATCATCATCCATGCCCTGCCCTTCGAGATGATCATCATCGGGGGGGCGGCGGTGGGAGCGTTCATCATCTCCAATGACGGTGCGGCCGTGAAGCAGACGCTCAAGGACATGGGCAAGGTCTTCAAGGGCGTGCGCTGGAAGGGCCAGGACTTTCAGGATCTGCTCTGCCTGCTCTTCGAGCTGATCAAGATCGCCCGTCAGAACCCTGTCGAGCTCGAAGGCCATATCGAGAACCCGCATGAATCGGCGATCTTCGGGAAATACCCCAAGATCCAGCACGACCATGCCGCCGTGGACATGATCTGCGACACGTTCCGCAACGCCACGATGAACTATGACGACCCGAACCAGGTCGAGGAGGTTCTCGACAAGCAGCTCGACGCGGAAAAGCACCACGCCCTGCATTCCAGCCACGCCATGCAGCAGATCGCCGACGGCCTTCCGGCGCTGGGCATCGTCGCCGCGGTGCTGGGCGTCATCAAGACCATGGCCTCGATCGACCAGCCCCCGGCCGTGCTGGGCGGGCTGATCGGCGGCGCCCTGGTCGGCACCTTTCTCGGCGTGTTCCTGGCCTACGGCATCATGGGGCCCTTCGCGGCCAAGGTGAAGACCGTCTGCGAGGCCGATCACCAGTTCTACGTCCTGATCCGCGAAGTGCTGGTGGCCAACCTGCACAACCACGCCCCCAACATCTGCATCGAGGTCGGCCGGCAGAACACGCCGCATTCGGTGCGTCCGAGCTTCAATGCCATGGATGAGGCGCTGCGCAACACCAAGGGGGCGGCTGCATGA
- a CDS encoding flagellar hook-basal body complex protein, translated as MDNPSYVTLSRQSGLQKAMTVIANNIANMSTNGFRREGVIFAEMYAPIPGQPDTMAMTAARVRLTDMSAGPLTTTGGTFDFAIDGPGFFTIETPDGPRLTRDGAFARNIDGELVTLDGNRVLDDGGAPIFLPPDSASIAVAADGTIDADGQALGALGVVEVADPKTLIREASGLFATDDVLLPSETSRILQGRLEQSNVDPVIEMTRMIEVQRSYELGSGFADREDDRIRNLVRTLGQQV; from the coding sequence ATGGATAATCCCAGTTACGTGACCCTCAGCCGCCAGAGCGGCCTGCAGAAGGCGATGACCGTCATCGCCAACAACATCGCCAACATGTCGACCAACGGGTTCCGCCGCGAAGGCGTGATCTTCGCGGAGATGTACGCGCCCATTCCCGGCCAGCCGGACACCATGGCGATGACCGCGGCGCGGGTGCGCCTCACCGACATGTCCGCCGGGCCGCTCACCACCACCGGCGGCACGTTCGATTTCGCCATCGACGGGCCGGGGTTCTTCACCATCGAGACCCCTGACGGGCCGCGCCTCACCCGCGACGGCGCCTTCGCCCGCAACATCGACGGCGAACTGGTCACCCTCGATGGCAACCGGGTGCTCGACGACGGTGGCGCGCCGATCTTCCTGCCCCCCGACTCGGCCTCGATCGCGGTTGCCGCCGACGGGACCATCGACGCCGATGGCCAGGCCCTCGGCGCACTCGGTGTCGTCGAGGTCGCCGACCCCAAGACCCTCATCCGCGAGGCCTCCGGCCTGTTTGCCACCGATGACGTGCTTCTGCCCTCCGAGACCAGCCGGATCCTGCAGGGCCGGCTCGAGCAGTCGAATGTCGACCCGGTGATCGAGATGACCCGGATGATCGAGGTCCAGCGCAGCTACGAACTCGGCTCCGGTTTCGCCGACCGCGAGGATGACCGGATCCGCAACCTCGTCCGCACCCTGGGCCAGCAGGTCTGA
- the flgG gene encoding flagellar basal-body rod protein FlgG, with translation MRALNIAATGMQAQQMRVEVISNNLANMSTTAYNTRRAEFADLHYQQVQRAGTVNSTTGVLLPAGVQLGLGVRASAVSMNVAQGALMQTGGELDLAIEGNGYLEVLMPNGTSSYTRDGALKRDPDGLIVTSDGFSVIPEITIPQDATGITVNANGEVYASFDDQVDDQLLGQFSLVSFSNQKGLEALGGNLYRETAASGQPVVGDPGVDGRGTFRQGYLEESSVDAVREITELIEAQRGYELNAKVITAADQMLGATTQLR, from the coding sequence ATGCGCGCGCTCAACATCGCCGCCACCGGCATGCAGGCCCAGCAGATGCGGGTCGAGGTGATCTCCAACAACCTCGCCAACATGTCGACCACCGCCTACAACACCCGCCGGGCCGAGTTCGCGGACCTGCATTACCAGCAGGTCCAGCGCGCCGGCACGGTGAACTCGACCACCGGGGTGCTGCTGCCCGCGGGGGTGCAGCTCGGTCTCGGGGTCCGGGCGTCCGCCGTCTCGATGAATGTCGCCCAGGGCGCGCTCATGCAGACCGGGGGCGAGCTTGACCTCGCCATCGAGGGCAACGGCTATCTCGAGGTGCTGATGCCCAACGGCACCTCCTCCTACACCCGCGACGGGGCGCTGAAACGCGACCCGGACGGGCTCATCGTCACGTCCGACGGCTTTTCCGTGATCCCCGAAATCACCATCCCGCAGGACGCGACCGGCATCACCGTGAACGCGAACGGCGAGGTCTATGCCAGCTTTGACGACCAGGTCGACGATCAGCTCCTCGGCCAGTTCAGCCTGGTGAGCTTCTCCAACCAGAAGGGGCTCGAGGCGCTCGGCGGCAATCTCTACCGCGAGACCGCCGCCTCCGGGCAGCCGGTGGTGGGCGACCCCGGGGTCGACGGGCGCGGCACGTTCCGCCAGGGCTACCTGGAGGAAAGCTCGGTCGACGCGGTGCGCGAGATCACCGAACTCATCGAGGCGCAGCGCGGTTACGAGCTCAACGCCAAGGTCATCACCGCCGCCGACCAGATGCTCGGCGCCACGACCCAGCTCAGGTGA
- the flgA gene encoding flagellar basal body P-ring formation chaperone FlgA — MAGLLPVLLLGFLVPAALLAGDNTLVATRAVRASSVLGPDDVTLLPGSTPGALSSPEEAIGQETRAALYPGRPIYAGQVGPPALVERNATVMLHFRQGALFISTEGRALDRAGEGETVRVMNLTSRQIVQGRVAPDGSVEVGR; from the coding sequence ATGGCAGGCCTGCTTCCCGTCCTGTTGCTCGGTTTTCTCGTGCCGGCCGCCCTGTTGGCCGGCGACAACACGCTGGTGGCCACCCGCGCGGTGCGCGCCTCCAGCGTGCTCGGCCCGGACGATGTCACGCTGCTGCCCGGCAGCACCCCCGGGGCCCTGTCCTCCCCCGAGGAGGCGATCGGGCAGGAGACCCGCGCCGCCCTCTATCCCGGCCGGCCGATCTATGCCGGCCAGGTCGGACCGCCGGCCCTGGTCGAGCGCAATGCCACCGTCATGCTGCATTTCCGCCAGGGAGCGCTGTTCATCTCCACCGAGGGGCGCGCCCTCGACCGCGCCGGCGAAGGCGAAACCGTGCGGGTGATGAACCTCACCTCGCGCCAGATCGTGCAGGGCCGCGTCGCGCCGGATGGCAGTGTGGAGGTCGGCCGATGA
- the flgH gene encoding flagellar basal body L-ring protein FlgH, whose product MTRARMPVRLLLLGVALAATGCSRLENVGKPPEMTPPGRPMPAMAPIAAERIALATPRLLPPPESYAAGSLWRNGPSSLFGDRRAQTLGDIVTVVIEIDDKASISNETKRDRTGDESLSIAALLGLPSVADAILPAGAGLDPAASIASSSGSTGKGTVDRTEKITLRIAATVTDMLPNGHMVITGTQEIRVNYELRDLQVAGVVRPEDITRKNEITYDKIADARILYGGRGQITDVQQPRYGQQVADIILPF is encoded by the coding sequence ATGACCCGCGCCCGGATGCCGGTCCGGCTGCTGCTGCTCGGGGTCGCGCTGGCGGCCACGGGCTGTTCGCGGCTCGAGAATGTCGGCAAGCCGCCGGAGATGACCCCGCCGGGCCGCCCGATGCCGGCCATGGCCCCGATCGCGGCCGAGCGCATCGCGCTGGCGACGCCGCGCCTGCTTCCGCCGCCCGAATCCTATGCGGCCGGTTCGCTGTGGCGCAATGGTCCGAGCTCGCTGTTCGGGGACCGCCGGGCCCAGACCCTGGGCGACATCGTCACCGTGGTGATCGAGATCGACGACAAGGCTTCGATCTCCAACGAGACCAAGCGTGACCGGACCGGCGACGAGAGCCTCAGCATTGCCGCCCTGCTCGGCCTGCCATCGGTGGCTGACGCGATCCTGCCGGCGGGTGCGGGCCTCGACCCGGCGGCGAGCATTGCCTCCAGTTCCGGCTCCACGGGCAAGGGAACGGTGGACCGGACGGAAAAGATCACCCTGCGGATTGCCGCCACCGTCACCGACATGCTGCCCAACGGGCACATGGTCATCACCGGCACCCAGGAGATCCGGGTCAATTACGAATTGCGCGACCTGCAGGTGGCCGGCGTCGTCCGCCCCGAGGACATCACCCGCAAGAACGAGATCACCTATGACAAGATCGCCGATGCCCGGATCCTCTACGGGGGCCGCGGCCAGATCACCGACGTGCAGCAACCCCGCTACGGCCAGCAAGTGGCCGACATCATCCTGCCCTTCTGA
- a CDS encoding flagellar basal body-associated FliL family protein — protein sequence MKKLLPVILVLLGIGGGLFAGQMLKPPAPEEEQAHLAVTEPAHGDAVDHAAPEGDPLEPTPVKVPEEGWEYNKLDKQFIIPVMSETRVRALIVMSISLETEPGLDTQIATREPKLRDAFLRVLFEHERSGGFSGVFTDPRTLSDLRISLRKVARSIVGPGVNDVLVTDILRQDM from the coding sequence ATGAAGAAGCTCCTGCCCGTGATCCTGGTGCTGCTCGGCATCGGCGGAGGGCTGTTCGCCGGGCAGATGCTCAAACCGCCCGCTCCCGAGGAGGAGCAGGCCCATCTCGCGGTGACCGAACCTGCCCATGGCGATGCAGTGGATCACGCCGCCCCCGAGGGGGATCCGCTGGAGCCCACCCCGGTGAAGGTTCCCGAGGAGGGCTGGGAATACAACAAGCTCGACAAGCAGTTCATCATACCGGTGATGAGCGAGACCCGGGTGCGGGCGCTGATCGTCATGTCGATCTCCCTCGAGACCGAACCGGGGCTCGACACCCAGATCGCGACCCGCGAGCCCAAGCTGCGCGACGCCTTCCTGCGGGTGCTGTTCGAACATGAGCGCAGCGGCGGATTCTCCGGGGTGTTCACGGATCCGCGGACTCTTTCGGACTTGCGCATCAGCCTGCGCAAGGTGGCGCGCAGCATCGTCGGCCCCGGCGTGAACGATGTGCTGGTCACCGACATCCTGCGCCAGGACATGTGA
- a CDS encoding flagellar hook capping FlgD N-terminal domain-containing protein, which yields MEIPSTTATSPQVTSAAAAATSTGTRGLTADFETFLTLLTTQLRNQDPLEPVESTEFVAQLASFSAVEQQVQANESLKAIAELLSNGSAAGLSDWIGTEVRAYAAAPYDNAPLTLYADPVSGADLAVLVVSDEAGTEVGRVTVSPSAEQIVWDGESTTGTLPEGSYSFTIESYLDGALLDNRAVEVFAPVVEVRRESDSTILVLSDGSRIDSEDVSILRAAEG from the coding sequence ATGGAGATCCCCAGCACAACCGCCACCTCCCCCCAGGTCACCTCCGCCGCAGCCGCGGCCACCAGCACCGGGACCCGGGGCCTTACCGCCGATTTCGAGACCTTCCTCACCCTGCTCACCACCCAGTTGCGCAACCAGGATCCGCTGGAGCCGGTGGAATCGACCGAGTTCGTGGCACAGCTCGCCTCCTTCTCGGCCGTGGAGCAGCAGGTGCAGGCGAACGAGAGCCTCAAAGCCATCGCCGAACTGCTCTCGAACGGGTCCGCCGCGGGCCTGTCTGACTGGATCGGCACCGAAGTCCGGGCCTACGCCGCGGCCCCCTATGACAACGCACCGCTCACCCTCTATGCCGACCCGGTCTCCGGCGCCGATCTCGCGGTGCTCGTGGTCAGCGACGAGGCCGGCACCGAGGTCGGCCGCGTGACCGTCAGCCCTTCCGCCGAGCAGATCGTCTGGGACGGGGAAAGCACCACCGGCACCCTGCCCGAAGGCAGTTACAGCTTCACCATCGAGAGCTATCTCGACGGGGCTCTCCTCGACAACCGCGCCGTGGAGGTGTTCGCCCCCGTCGTCGAAGTCCGGCGTGAGAGCGACAGCACCATCCTGGTGCTCTCCGACGGCAGCCGCATCGACAGCGAGGATGTTTCCATCCTGCGCGCGGCCGAGGGCTGA